The Klebsiella sp. RHBSTW-00484 genome contains the following window.
GCAGGCTTGCGCCGGGCGGTAGATGCGCCGCCAGGCGAAAAACAGCGCGACCAGCGCTGCGCCGATGAAGATCGGGCGATAGGGTTCCAGCACCGTCAGGTTGCCGATCCATGCCCCGCTGAACCCCAAGGCGATCAAAACCAGCGGCCCCAGGCAGCAGGCCGACGCAAGAATGGCGGCCAGCCCACCGGCGAAGAGCGCGCCGCGCCCGTTTTGTGGTTCAGACTTTT
Protein-coding sequences here:
- the merT gene encoding mercuric ion transporter MerT, with product MSEPQKSEPQKSEPQKSEPQNGRGALFAGGLAAILASACCLGPLVLIALGFSGAWIGNLTVLEPYRPIFIGAALVALFFAWRRIYRPAQACKPGEVCAIPQVRATYKLIFWIVAALVLVSLGFPYVMPFFY